GCGTGGCCTTCGAGCAGATCCAGGTCGGCGCGGTGCACATGGCCATCACGGGCACCCCGGTGCTCTCGGGCTGGGTGCCCGAGACGCAGGTATTCGATCTCCCCTTCCTGTTCGAGACCCGGGACCACGGGCTCGCGGCGATGAACGGCCCCGCGGGAGACTGGTGGCGCGAGCTGCTCCTGGAGCGCACCGGCGTCCGCTCGCTCGGGTTCCTCGACTACGGGTTCCGCCACGTCTACAACCGGCGCCGGCCCGTCGACACGCCCGAGGATCTCGCCGGCCTCAAGCTCCGGGTCCTGCAGAACGCGACGTACCTGGCCGCCTACTCCGCGCTCAGCGTGCAGGCGACGCCGATGAACTACGGCGAGGTCTACTCCGCGCTCCAGCAGGGCGTGATCGACGGCGGCGAGGCGAACGCGGTCGGCTTCGTGAGCAGCCGGCTCCACGAGGTGGCGAAGTTCTACAGCTTCACGTCCATCACCTACAACCCCATCACCCTTCTTGTGAACGAACGCTTCTACCGGGCGCTTCCCGCCGGGATACGGGAGACCGTAGACCGTTCCGCGGCCGAGGCGCTCGCCTACCAGAGCGAAGTCGCGCGCCGCATGGAGGCGGACGCGATCGAGGAGATGCGCGAGGCGGGCGTGGAGATCTCGCGCCCGGATCCGGCGCCGTTCGCCGCGGCCGTCAGACGGCACGTCCGGGATGCACTGGCGAACCGGCTACCGGACGGCGAAGCCCTGATCGCGAGGCTGGTGGCTGAGGCGGAGCGCGCGGCTCCCGACGGCAGATCCAGCGAGTCACGGTGAACGGATGACAAAGCGGTTGCGGGCGCTCGACCGGGTGCTGGTCACGCTCGAGACGTATGCCGTTGGCGTCCTGCTGATCGCGGTCTGCGGCGTGGTTCTCCTGCAGGTCCTGATGCGCTACCTCTTCGCCTGGCCGAATCCGTGGAGCGAGGAGGTGTCGCGCTTCTGTTTCATCTGGCTCTCGCTGCTCGGGGCCTCGCTGGCGGTGGCGCGGCGGTCCCACTTTCGCTTCGACCAGGTCACGGGGCGGTTGCCCCCGCGCGCGACGAAGGCGGTGGAGACGTCCGCGGCGGCGGTCGTGCTGCTGTTCGCGCTCCTCCTCATCGGCACGGGCATCGCCCTCATGGACCTCACCATGGGGGAGCGCTCCGCCGCGCTGAACCTGCCTCTCGCGCTCGTGTATGCCGCGGCGCCGGTTTCCGGCGTGCTCATGGTGATCCACCTGCTTGCGGGGACGTCGACCGCGGAGGTCGGCTGATGGGCGGGCTCCTCCTCGGCGTCTTCGGCCTCCTGGTGCTGGCAGCCGTGCCCATCGGATTCGCGCTCGCGATTGCGGCGGTCATCGCCATCCTCGTGGCGGATCTCCCGCTCGTCGTCATCCCACAGCAGATCGTCGCGGGGATGGACTCGTTCCCCATGCTCGCCGTGCCCCTGTTCATCCTCGCCGGCTACCTGATGGATGTCGGGGGGATCAGCCGCCGCCTCGTGGCCCTGGCCAGCACGCTCGTGGGCCACCTCCCCGGAGGGCTGGGGCAGGTGGTCGTCATGGCGGAGGTGTTCTTCTCGGGCGTGTCGGGATCGACGTCCGCGGACGCCGCCGCCGTCGGCGGGATCATGGTGCCCCAACTGACCGCGAACGGGTACGGCCGGGCGCGCGCCACGGCGATCGTTTCGGCCGCGTGCGGCATGGGGATCCTCATTCCGCCCGCCATCGTGATGGTCGTCTACGGCGTCATCGGCAACGTCTCCATCGGCGCCCTGTTCGTCGCCTCGATCGTGCCCGCGCTCTTCATCGCCACCGGCCTGATGGCGCAGATCGGGTGGCAGGCACGGAGGGAAGGGTGGCCGCGCGGGGAGCGCGCCTCGTTCGCGGAACTCCGCCGCGCGACGCTCGACGCCGTGCTCCCGCTCTTCATGATCGTCGTCATCCTGGGGGGCATCCGCTTCGGACTCTTCACCCCCACGGAGGCCGCCGCGGTCGCCGTCGCCTACGCGCTGCTCCTGGCGGCATTCGTGTACCGGTCCCTCACCCTGGCGGAGCTGTGGAACAGGGTCGTCCAGACGGCCGTGGTGTCCGGGATGGTGCTGTTCGTGGTCGGCGCGGCGCACCTGCTGGGCTGGGTCCTCGCCATCTTGCAGGTGCCCCAGACCCTCGCGTCGACTGTCGTGGGCCTGGGCGGCGGCCAGATCGGCTTCATGCTCCTCACGATCCTCGTCTTCCTTCCGCTCGGCGCCATCCTCGAGGGCGTGCCCGCCGTCGTCCTGCTGACGCCGATCCTGCTGCCCCTCGCAACGCAACTCGGGATCGACCCGGTGCACTACGGCGCCGTCATCGTGGCCACGCAGGGAATCTCCGTGTTCCTGCCACCCGTGGGCGTGAGCCTGCTCGTCGCCTGTTCCGTGGGAGGGGTCCAGCCGGCAGAGGTCGCGCGCCCCCTCTGGCCCTACCTGGCCCTCATGCTGGCCCTCACCGTCGCCATCGCGTTCCTGCCCGGCGCCGTCCTGTTCCTGCCCGAACTGCTCGGGTACTGAAGCGTCTGGGATCCTTGAACGAACAACGTTTAGTGTGTATAATACACACCCATGTCGAGCAGGGAGATCATTCGCAAACTCGTGGGCGATGGCTGGACGCTTCGGAGCACCCGTGGAAGCCACCACCACTTCGTTCATCCCGACAAACCCGGCCGAGTGACGGTGAAGCACCCCAGCAAGGACATCCCGATCGGGACGCTTCGCAGCATCTTCCGGCAGGCCGGTTGGGAATGGGAGGATCGCTGATGCGCTTTCCGATCGTGGTTCACAAGGATGCAGATAGCGGGTATGGCGTCACCGTGCCCGATCTTCCCGGCTGTTTCTCGGCCGGCGACACCTTGGACGAAGTGATCGAATCGGCCCGGGAAGCGATCGCGTGTCATATCGAGGGGCTGCTGATGGACGGCGAACCGATCCCGGCGCGGACCTCGCTGGAAGCACACCAGGGGAACGACGATTACCGGGGCGGTGTGTGGGCGATCGCCGACGTCGACATCTCGAAACTTTCGAGCAGGACGAAACGAATCAACATCACACTGCCTGAGCGGGTGCTGGCCATCGTGGATCGGGCCGCGGTGCGGGAGGGCCAGTCGAGGTCCGGCCTGCTGGCTCGCGCGGCGCTCAGCTATCTCGAACATCAATCGGAAGGAGATTTTCGAGGTCTTCTCACCGACAGACCCGATTCGAGTGATGCCTACGGGACCGGCTCGGCCCAGCAGTCCAAGCGTCGCAGCGGAGACGGCGAATAGGCTGAACAATGAAGACACGTGAGTTCGAGATCAAAACGGAACGGTTACTGCTCCGGCCGCACCGGCGGGAAGATGTGGACGACATATTCGCGTTCGCCCGCGACCCGGAGTGGGGCCGCTACCTGACGGCGCCGATGCCCTACCTCAGGGAGCACGCGGTGGAGTTCGTGGAGGATCGGATCCGGATGTCGTGGGACCTGTGGCCGGTGTGGGCGATGGTTCTGGACGGGAAGGTCGTCGGCGGCGTCGGAATCGAGATCGACGTCGAATATGCGACGGGAGCCCTGGGCTACTCGCTCGCGAAGGAGCATTGGGGCAGCGGCCTGGTGGTGGAGGCGGCCCGCGCCGTCGTCGACTGGGGGTTCCGCGAGCGCGGGCTCGCGAAGGTGTACGCGTACGCCGATGCGCGAAACGCTCAGTCTCTGAGGGTGATGGAAAAGCTGGGCATGGCCCGCGAGGGGGTGTTGCGCAGCCACCGGGTGCTGCGGGAGGAGCGGATCGACGAGGCCTACTACGGACTCCTCAGGGAAGAGTGGGAGAGGCACGAAGGCTAGCGGTCCGTGGCAAACCCCCGCGTTAGTACTTGATGTCGGTTCGCCCGACCGTCATCCCGATGTTGCCGACCCGGCGGCCCATCGTGTAGTGCTCGCCGCTCCCGGCGGTCATCCCGAAGAAGTCCACGGCAGGTACCATCAGGCGCCCGGCGTCGTCGACCGCGCCCTCGATGGCGGTCGTCGCCACGACCTCCGCGAGGAAGATCTTTCGCTCCGGCGGGACCTCGAGGGAGTCGAAGATCCGGCACTCGCAATGGATCGGGGACTCCTCCACCGTGGGCGCATCGACGGCGGTCGCCGTGCCCCGCGTCAGCCCTGAGAGTTCGAACTTGTCGGCCACGCGCCCGGAGTTCATGTCGACGGTGTCGAACGCCTCGACCATGGATGCGAGCGGGACGTTGAGCACGAACTCGTCGTGGATCTCCAGGAGTCCCCTCGCCCGATGCTCCAGGGCCGCGCTCACCCCGATCTGGGGCGGGTCGCCGCTCACGACGAACGTCCACAGCACCGATATCTCGTCCGGGTCCCCGGGCCGGCCGTTGACGGTGAGCAGGATCGCCGGGACGGGCGGGAGCATCGGCCCCGGCTCCGCGAGCAACCGGCGCGGCCCGGTGAGCGACGCCGGCGGCCTACCCCCGCCCACCGGCAGCCCCTCGTCGGGTGCACATCCCCAAACGGCGGCAACCGCCGCGGCCGCCGAGCCACTCCCCAGAAACCGCCTCCTCGACCAGCCGTCCGTTGATGGCATCTTCTTCACCGCCTCCTCGCGCATGACTTGCCGTGCGCCCGGGCATCAATAGATGCCGGGGATAATTCGGTATTTCACCCGCGCCTGGTACTCGGCCCACTTCTCGGGGCCGTATTTTTCGGCGCAGAACTTGTCGTCGAAGCGCTGCCGGAAAATGAACAATCCGACGATGAACACGAAGTAGGTCCAGGCCCAGGGGTTGGCGAAGTAGCCGAACACGAGGGCGATGGAGAGGGAGAAGAAACCCTCGCCCAGGTAGTTGAAGTGGCGGGCGACGCCCCACAGGCCGCTGCACAGGATCTTGCGGTCGCCGGCCTCGATGTACTCGGGTTCGATGAGGCCGAGGAACTTGCGCTCGGGCCAGCGCTTGAAGGTGTACTTCTGCATGTTGGCGCCGCGAGTGATGCCCCACGCGACGAGGAAGAGGGCGGGCGCGCCGATGAGCCACACCTGTCTCCAGGGCGCCTCGAAGCCGGGGTCCGGGTACACGGCCAGACCCCACAGCGGGAGGATGTAGAGCCACCCGTACACCATGATCCCGCCCCAGATCATCTTGAAGCCGAGCTTCTCGTGGATGACGTCGTAGGTGTAGAGCTGGACGCGCTCGAAGATGAAATAGTCGAAGACGTAGAACGTGAGGAACGCCGCGTAGAGGAAGACGCCGGGGTTCGAGTCCGCGCCGAAGAGCCCGTAGTGGTACGCGGCGCCGGAGAGGGCGTTCAGCGACAGCATCGTCCCGCCGACGACGTACAGGAACATCTTCACGTCAAAGCGCTCGTTGAAGAACGACCGCTCGAGCACGCGACCTTCCCACAGGGCGGCGAGCGGACGCTCCACCTTGCCGCGCGACCCGCCGAACACGGCGAGGAGGGCGAAGATCAGGCACGTGACCGTGCCGCCGGCGACCTGGTAGACGGTGGACCGGTAGAACCAGTCCCGCGGCAACCCGGTGAGTTCGAGCGCCCACACGAGTTCCGCGAGCACGAACACCAGCAGGCCGTTCAGCCGGTAGCCGCGCGGCTCGCCGGTCTCCGCTTCGATGACGTAACCCGGAACCCGCCTTCCAGGCAGGATGAGCTGCACCACGAAGAACGCGGCGCAGATCGCCAGCGGGGCGAGGAAGCCTGCGACCGCCTCCGTCCCCGAAAGCTCGAACAGGTGGCCGATCCCCAGCCATTCAATCATCAGAAGAGGCCCTCTCCGGGGAGCGCCGATGCCTGCTGGAGCCAGTCCACCAGAAGGTCCTCGTCCACCTCGTCCTCCTCACGGATGTGGAAATACCGGACGTGCTCGTGCTTCGATTCCACCGGCGGCGCGGGACGCAGCGAAGCGCCGTTGAGGAAGGTCACCTTGATGTACCGCGTGAAACAATGGAACGAAAGAAACCAGCCCTGGTTCTCAATGCCGTAGAAGGGGGAGTTCCAGCGGACCGCCTTGCGGACACCGGGCACGCTCCGCTCGATGAGTGCGTCGAGGTGGCGGCCGACCTCCCGTTTCCAGCCCGGCATGGCCGCGATGTAGTCCTGCACGGGCCCATCTCCATCCGCCTTCGGAATCTGGGGATTCCCGCCGGAGAGGAGTCGGACGGTCAGGATCGCCCCCTCGGCCAGAGGCTGAACGGTTCGCGCGCGAAGATCCGGCGCACCATCGGCTCGAAGAACTCCAGCGGCAGCGAGTCGTAGTCGGGATCGAACGCGGACTGGTCCCAGCGGTGGCAGAAGTCCACGGCGTCCTGGTACCAGGGGTGGTCGCGGTACCTGTCGCGCGCGTTGCGGTCGCGGCCCAGGTGGTGGGCGTAGTAGACGAGTTGGAACAGGCCGTGGTGCCGGACGATCCAGTGCGTGCGCTCGGTCACGAAGGGGCGCAGGAGGAGCGCGGCCAGCTCGCCGTGGCTGTGCGGAGCCAGCAGATCGTCGATGTCGTGCAGGAGCGCGGCGACCACCATCTCCTCATCCGCGCCGTCCCGGTGAGCGCGGGTCGCGCTCTGCAGGGAATGTTCCAGCCGGTCGACCTGGTAGCCTCCGACCGAGCCGGACAGCTGGCGGAGGTGCGCCAGGACGCGGTCGGCGGTGTCGGCAGCGAAATCGTCCTCGAGGCGCGAGAGCAGTTCGTAGTCCTCGCGGGTGCCGTCCTCCATGCGGGTGAAGCTCACGACGGGGCCACTCGGCTCCGTGCTGGCCGTTGCGCTCGTCTCAGCCGTACGGGGCATGCCGGTCTACTCTCCGCTTGAGGGTTCGGTTGGGGCTCCTCGCCGCAGCGTCGGCCCAGGCGAAGGGCATTGTCAAGGTCGCTCGGCCGTCCGTAGCGTTCGCTGCAGGCCGGTGACCACGGACTGGGAGGACCAACCATGGGTGCCTCGATCAGCAGCATCGCGCAGAACGGCGACGCCCTCACCGCGGTCTGGAGCGATGGCACACGCACCGATCTCCCCTACCTCTGGCTGCGCGACAACTGCGGCTGCGGCGAATGCTCCGTGGAGCAGACCACGGAGAAGCGGTTCCACGTCTTCCGCGTCCCCAGCGACCTGAGGCCGGCGACGGTCGCCATCGAAGGCGGCGGATCCAACGACGAGGCGATCTCCATCGCGTGGCCGGACGGACACCGTACCCGATACCGGTCGAGCGACATCCGCGGTCTCCTGAGCCGGCCTCGCCCCGCGTTGCAGCACTGGGACGGCGAGTTCGAGCCGCGGAGGTTCGACTACCACCGGTTCCTGGCGGACGACAGCGCGGCGGCGGAGTTGATCGAGGAGTTTCTGCGCACCGGAGTCTGCGTGCTGGTCGACGCCCCGACCGAACCGGATTCGCTGGAGGAACTCGCGCCCCGGCTGGGTCCGGTCCGGGAGGTCCTGTTCGAGCGCATCCACAACGTCAAGCTCGATCCGAAGGGATACAACATCGCGCACACCGCTCTGGCCGTCGGAGTGCACAACGACTTCACCAGCTACACGTGGCCCCCGAGCGTGCAGGCGCTGCACATGCTGGTGAACGAGTGCGAAGGCGGCGCGTCGACGGTCGTGGACGGCTTCGGCGTGCTGGAGGCGCTACGTCGCGAGCACCCCGACAAGTTCGACGTGCTGTGCTCCGTGCCGGTCCCGTTCCGGATCTTCAGTGACGAGTACGAGTGCTACGCGGCCAACCCCATGGTCGACCTGGACAGCGCCGGGGAGATCACGATGATCCGCTTCAATACGGCGCAGATGCAGGCCGTTCCCCTGTCGGAACCCCGGCTCGGCGAGTTCTACGCCGCCTACCACGAACTGTCGCGCCGCGTCAACGACGCCGGCGCCCGGGTGACCTTCCGGCTGGAGGGCGGGATGATCCTGCTGTGCGCCGGACACCGCGTCCTCCACGGCCGCACCGAGATGGTCTCCAACGGGGCGCGCCACCTGCAGGACGCCTACTTCGAACACGACAACGTCCGCACCCACCTCAGACTCCTCCGCCGCACCGGCCGCGCCTGAGGCTCTGGACCCGTCGTAACCATGCAAATCCAACATCTGATGTAAGATCTTCATGGTTGTTGGACTCCGGCGTGTCCGAACCTGCCGCTGCGTTGTTGCCATTTCTGCCGTTATATTTTGTCCGTTTCTGCCGTTATAATTGTGCCAAATCTGCCGCTGTACCTTTCCTCAGCCCTTCCGAACGATTACGGTTCTGCCTGGTAACGATCCGATCCAACCGGTGCAGGTGCTCATTGGCCTATCGTTCCAGAATCGTCGACCGCGAACTCGCCGAGCGCCTGCAGGCCACCGGCGCGGTGGTCATCGAGGGTCCCCGAGCTTGTGGAAAGACCACCACGGCGCGGCAAATCGCCGCCAGCGAGGCGCGGCTGGACGTCGAGGATGTCACCCGACGCCTGGCCAGGCTCGAGCCCGCCCGCGTCCTGATCGGCGACGTGCCGCGGCTGATCGACGAATGGCAGTTGGAGCCGGCGATCTGGAACCACGTCCGAAGGGCCGTCGACGATCGTGGCCTCCCGGGTCAGTTCATTCTCACCGGGTCCGCCATTCCAGCCGACGACGCGACGCGCCACACCGGGGCGGGACGCCTGACGCGGCTTCGCATGCGTCCGTTCTCACTCTTCGAACTGGGCCGCTCTTCCGGCGAAGTCTCGCTAACGAGCCTCCTGGAAGGGGCGCGTGCCGGGGCGGACAGGTCGGTGATTCCGCTCGAGGATCTGGCGGAACTGATCTGCATCGGTGGCTGGCCTCTGAACCTCGAGTCCGGCACCGAAGTCGCGCTCAGAGCGAACAGGGACCACCTGGACGAGATTCGTCGTCTCGACATCGCCAACGGCGACGGCAGGCGGAGAGATCCGGTGAGAGTGGGCATGCTGCTTCGGTCCCTGGCCCGGAACGTCGCGACGCCCGCCGCGACGGCGACCCTCGCCTCCGACACCGGCGAAGGCGTGTCCGCCATCAAGGAGCACACGGCCGCCGCGTATCTGAGGGCGCTGGAACGGATCATGATCCTGGAGAACCAACCCGCCTGGCCCACTCACCTGCGATCCCGGTCGGTGCTGAGACACAAGCCGATCCGGCACTTTGCGGATCCCTCCCTCGCCGTGGCGGCCGTGCGCGCGACTCCCACGCGGCTGCTCCGCGACCTCGACTTCCTGGGACTCCTCTTCGAGTCGATGGTCATACGGGACCTGCGCGTGTACGCCCAGGCGGCGGACGCCGACGTGTTTCACTACCGCGAGAAGGCCGGCCTCGAGGTAGACGCGATCATACAGTGTAACGATGGTCGCTGGGCGGCTTTCGAGGTGAAGCTCGGCGAGGGAAGAGCGGACGAAGCCGCGGACAACCTGCTTCGCCTGGCGCGGAAGGTGGACCCGGATCGGATGGGGCCGCCGGCCGCGCTGGGCGTGATCGTGAGCACTGGGTATGGTTACACGCGGGAGGATGGAGTGAGCGTGATCCCCGTGGGGGCGCTGGGACCCTGATCAACGGCGCCTCCAGGCAACCATTGGAGGAAGGTCTCGATGGCGAAGCTGAGTGACACGACGCGCCGCGACTTTCTGTCTTGCCTGGCGGGTGCCGGCGTCGCGCTGGCTGCCCCGCGCACGCTGTTCGGAAACACGCCGTCGGTCCAGGAGACGCTACCCACCCGACCGATCCCGGGAACGGAGGAGACGCTGCCCATCGTCGGCTTCGGCTCCTCGAAGCCGGTGCTCGAGATCCCGACCGAGGGGACGGAGCCCTTGGCCGGCGTGATTCGCGTGCTTCTCGACCACGGCGGGCGGGTCGTGGACACGTCGCCGCGCACGCCGGAGATCGACGCGGAGTTCGGCACGGTCCTGACCGCGCCGGAGTTCAGCGGCCGCCTCTTCGTCGCCACGAAGATCAACACGGACGGGGAAGCCGCGGGCATCGAGCAGATGCGGCAGAACCAGCGGCTCGTCGGAAGCCGCACGCTGGATCTGCTCGAGGTCGAGAGCATGCGCGATCTGGATGCGCACTGGCCCAACGTGCTCCGCTGGAAGGACTCGGGCGAGGCGCGCTACATCGGCGTCACCACCTCCAGCATCCCCCAGCACGAGGCGTTCGAATCGTTCATGCGGACGCAGCCCCTCGACTTCGTCCAGGTCAACTACTCGGTGATGGAACCGAACGCGGAGGATCGCCTCCTGCCGCTCGCGCAGGATCTCGGGCTCGCCGTCCTCATCAACCGCCCGTTCATGAACGGCAGCTACTTCGGCCGCGTGAGCGGACACGAGCTGCCCGAGTGGGCGGCCGAGTTCGACTGCGCGAGTTGGGCGCAGTTCTCACTCAAGTACATCCTCGCGCATCCCGCCGTGACGTGCGCCCTCACCGAGACGACGAACCCGGATCACATGGCCGAGAACATCGGCGCCGCCTTCGGCCGCCTCCCGGATGAGGCCACGAAGCGCCGCATGCGGGAACTCGTCCGCGACTTCTGAAGCCTCGAGCCGCGTTCCCGACGTTCCCGCGGGAACGTCCCAGTCCGAAGCGTCCTGCTCCGAGCACTCGAGCACCGCCGTCAGGGGCACAGTCGGCTTGCCACCTGCCAAGCCTTCAGATTCCCGTTCCTCCTGAGGGTTTCGGCCACCCATTCCACGTCGTCCAAACCGATCTCCAGGTCGGGGCGGTACGACCAGAAGCACATGGCGTAGAATTCGCGGAAGGCTCGTCGCGCTTCGCGCACGCGCACCATGTCGAGAATCTCTCCGTCACGGAGTACCGCTTCGTCGTCGATCCACACGGTGGGGGTCCGCGCGATGGCATCGAAGTGGGTTTTGGCGGAGACGGTGCCGCCGAGATTGGCGGAGGTGCCGATGCCGATGTGGACGGTGCCGTTCACGCCCTCGTCGTTGAGCATCTCGCCGGTGAACTCGGTGCAGGCCGGGTTCAGGCCGAACGCGAACTGGGCCAGGTTGTACACCCAGCGGTCGTCCTGTCGGGCGAGTAGATCCGCGAGGAATTCGGCTTGGTCGCCGCCCTCGATATCGGTGACGAAGCCCTTCGAGATGCGGAAGGTCACGGGTTCGCGGATCGGGCCCACGCCGTAGTAGGGGATGCTCCCATCGCAGACGAACACGCCTTCGGCGGTGCCCTGCGCGGGGGCGCAGTTGGCTTCGATGTTGGGAACGGCGGTGAAGCCGGGGCCCTCCAGGAGGCAGCCGTGGCTGTTCCCGGTCACGCCCGCGAGGCTCATGGTGAGATCGGTGCCGGCGGGGTTCGT
The window above is part of the Candidatus Palauibacter scopulicola genome. Proteins encoded here:
- a CDS encoding DUF1801 domain-containing protein: MAEGAILTVRLLSGGNPQIPKADGDGPVQDYIAAMPGWKREVGRHLDALIERSVPGVRKAVRWNSPFYGIENQGWFLSFHCFTRYIKVTFLNGASLRPAPPVESKHEHVRYFHIREEDEVDEDLLVDWLQQASALPGEGLF
- a CDS encoding aldo/keto reductase produces the protein MAKLSDTTRRDFLSCLAGAGVALAAPRTLFGNTPSVQETLPTRPIPGTEETLPIVGFGSSKPVLEIPTEGTEPLAGVIRVLLDHGGRVVDTSPRTPEIDAEFGTVLTAPEFSGRLFVATKINTDGEAAGIEQMRQNQRLVGSRTLDLLEVESMRDLDAHWPNVLRWKDSGEARYIGVTTSSIPQHEAFESFMRTQPLDFVQVNYSVMEPNAEDRLLPLAQDLGLAVLINRPFMNGSYFGRVSGHELPEWAAEFDCASWAQFSLKYILAHPAVTCALTETTNPDHMAENIGAAFGRLPDEATKRRMRELVRDF
- a CDS encoding type II toxin-antitoxin system HicA family toxin; this translates as MSSREIIRKLVGDGWTLRSTRGSHHHFVHPDKPGRVTVKHPSKDIPIGTLRSIFRQAGWEWEDR
- a CDS encoding TRAP transporter large permease, with amino-acid sequence MGGLLLGVFGLLVLAAVPIGFALAIAAVIAILVADLPLVVIPQQIVAGMDSFPMLAVPLFILAGYLMDVGGISRRLVALASTLVGHLPGGLGQVVVMAEVFFSGVSGSTSADAAAVGGIMVPQLTANGYGRARATAIVSAACGMGILIPPAIVMVVYGVIGNVSIGALFVASIVPALFIATGLMAQIGWQARREGWPRGERASFAELRRATLDAVLPLFMIVVILGGIRFGLFTPTEAAAVAVAYALLLAAFVYRSLTLAELWNRVVQTAVVSGMVLFVVGAAHLLGWVLAILQVPQTLASTVVGLGGGQIGFMLLTILVFLPLGAILEGVPAVVLLTPILLPLATQLGIDPVHYGAVIVATQGISVFLPPVGVSLLVACSVGGVQPAEVARPLWPYLALMLALTVAIAFLPGAVLFLPELLGY
- a CDS encoding TauD/TfdA family dioxygenase; translated protein: MGASISSIAQNGDALTAVWSDGTRTDLPYLWLRDNCGCGECSVEQTTEKRFHVFRVPSDLRPATVAIEGGGSNDEAISIAWPDGHRTRYRSSDIRGLLSRPRPALQHWDGEFEPRRFDYHRFLADDSAAAELIEEFLRTGVCVLVDAPTEPDSLEELAPRLGPVREVLFERIHNVKLDPKGYNIAHTALAVGVHNDFTSYTWPPSVQALHMLVNECEGGASTVVDGFGVLEALRREHPDKFDVLCSVPVPFRIFSDEYECYAANPMVDLDSAGEITMIRFNTAQMQAVPLSEPRLGEFYAAYHELSRRVNDAGARVTFRLEGGMILLCAGHRVLHGRTEMVSNGARHLQDAYFEHDNVRTHLRLLRRTGRA
- a CDS encoding type II toxin-antitoxin system HicB family antitoxin, which encodes MRFPIVVHKDADSGYGVTVPDLPGCFSAGDTLDEVIESAREAIACHIEGLLMDGEPIPARTSLEAHQGNDDYRGGVWAIADVDISKLSSRTKRINITLPERVLAIVDRAAVREGQSRSGLLARAALSYLEHQSEGDFRGLLTDRPDSSDAYGTGSAQQSKRRSGDGE
- a CDS encoding aminopeptidase → MRRGAEILVRTCAGVQPAEDVVIVTDPERMTIARAVADATLEAGAVPSIVVPPERSIDNEEPGPAVAAALSAADVAFLPVTLALAHTRAVREAIGAGARVLSMTAFTERMMREGGLFTDFRARRPLCDAIAAKLTAGERLRVTNPAGTDLTMSLAGVTGNSHGCLLEGPGFTAVPNIEANCAPAQGTAEGVFVCDGSIPYYGVGPIREPVTFRISKGFVTDIEGGDQAEFLADLLARQDDRWVYNLAQFAFGLNPACTEFTGEMLNDEGVNGTVHIGIGTSANLGGTVSAKTHFDAIARTPTVWIDDEAVLRDGEILDMVRVREARRAFREFYAMCFWSYRPDLEIGLDDVEWVAETLRRNGNLKAWQVASRLCP
- a CDS encoding DUF4143 domain-containing protein — translated: MAYRSRIVDRELAERLQATGAVVIEGPRACGKTTTARQIAASEARLDVEDVTRRLARLEPARVLIGDVPRLIDEWQLEPAIWNHVRRAVDDRGLPGQFILTGSAIPADDATRHTGAGRLTRLRMRPFSLFELGRSSGEVSLTSLLEGARAGADRSVIPLEDLAELICIGGWPLNLESGTEVALRANRDHLDEIRRLDIANGDGRRRDPVRVGMLLRSLARNVATPAATATLASDTGEGVSAIKEHTAAAYLRALERIMILENQPAWPTHLRSRSVLRHKPIRHFADPSLAVAAVRATPTRLLRDLDFLGLLFESMVIRDLRVYAQAADADVFHYREKAGLEVDAIIQCNDGRWAAFEVKLGEGRADEAADNLLRLARKVDPDRMGPPAALGVIVSTGYGYTREDGVSVIPVGALGP
- a CDS encoding TRAP transporter small permease, producing the protein MTKRLRALDRVLVTLETYAVGVLLIAVCGVVLLQVLMRYLFAWPNPWSEEVSRFCFIWLSLLGASLAVARRSHFRFDQVTGRLPPRATKAVETSAAAVVLLFALLLIGTGIALMDLTMGERSAALNLPLALVYAAAPVSGVLMVIHLLAGTSTAEVG
- a CDS encoding TRAP transporter substrate-binding protein, with the protein product VAFEQIQVGAVHMAITGTPVLSGWVPETQVFDLPFLFETRDHGLAAMNGPAGDWWRELLLERTGVRSLGFLDYGFRHVYNRRRPVDTPEDLAGLKLRVLQNATYLAAYSALSVQATPMNYGEVYSALQQGVIDGGEANAVGFVSSRLHEVAKFYSFTSITYNPITLLVNERFYRALPAGIRETVDRSAAEALAYQSEVARRMEADAIEEMREAGVEISRPDPAPFAAAVRRHVRDALANRLPDGEALIARLVAEAERAAPDGRSSESR
- a CDS encoding flavin reductase family protein; the encoded protein is MLPPVPAILLTVNGRPGDPDEISVLWTFVVSGDPPQIGVSAALEHRARGLLEIHDEFVLNVPLASMVEAFDTVDMNSGRVADKFELSGLTRGTATAVDAPTVEESPIHCECRIFDSLEVPPERKIFLAEVVATTAIEGAVDDAGRLMVPAVDFFGMTAGSGEHYTMGRRVGNIGMTVGRTDIKY
- a CDS encoding GNAT family protein; translation: MKTREFEIKTERLLLRPHRREDVDDIFAFARDPEWGRYLTAPMPYLREHAVEFVEDRIRMSWDLWPVWAMVLDGKVVGGVGIEIDVEYATGALGYSLAKEHWGSGLVVEAARAVVDWGFRERGLAKVYAYADARNAQSLRVMEKLGMAREGVLRSHRVLREERIDEAYYGLLREEWERHEG
- a CDS encoding DUF1295 domain-containing protein, coding for MIEWLGIGHLFELSGTEAVAGFLAPLAICAAFFVVQLILPGRRVPGYVIEAETGEPRGYRLNGLLVFVLAELVWALELTGLPRDWFYRSTVYQVAGGTVTCLIFALLAVFGGSRGKVERPLAALWEGRVLERSFFNERFDVKMFLYVVGGTMLSLNALSGAAYHYGLFGADSNPGVFLYAAFLTFYVFDYFIFERVQLYTYDVIHEKLGFKMIWGGIMVYGWLYILPLWGLAVYPDPGFEAPWRQVWLIGAPALFLVAWGITRGANMQKYTFKRWPERKFLGLIEPEYIEAGDRKILCSGLWGVARHFNYLGEGFFSLSIALVFGYFANPWAWTYFVFIVGLFIFRQRFDDKFCAEKYGPEKWAEYQARVKYRIIPGIY